The DNA segment CCAAGCATCGGCCGTGCCTGGTTCTATCTGATGCGCGCTACCATGCCGCCTTTCAGCTGGTAATTGGAGTTCCGCTGACCTCCTGTGCGCGAGACTGGCCCACCCGCGTTTTGATCGCCCCCGGCTCATGGGCGATTGGCGAACAGATCCGGACGTTCTCGGTCGAACGCGTAACCAAGGCTGAAACGCGCGGCTACGACGTTTCAGGCGTACAAGTGGTCATCCGGCGCCTGATAGGCGGCTAAGGTTCCAGGCGTCGGCCCTTGGAAAGCCTGCGAAAGCCTTTCGCGAAACCCTTTGTGGTTCTGAAGTAGTCAATGCGGGCGGGAAGTACTACTTTGCGGTTTCTTTCAGTGCGTCGAGGTAGTCGCCTATCTCAGCGGCTGGTTGGGCCGGTCTGGGCAGGGCGGGGATCGCCGCTAATCAGTGGCGAAGACCAGGGCCATATTGTGGCCACCAAAGCCAAAGGCGTTGTTCATGGCCGCCAGCGGACCTTCGGCAGGCAGCCGCACCGGCTCATTACGCACCACATTGACCATGACCTCCGGGTCGAGCTCTTCGATATTGGTGGTGGGCGGCGCCAGACGGTCACGCAGGGCCAAAATGGTGAAGATCGACTCGACCGCGCCGGCCGCGCCCAACAAATGCCCGGTCATCGATTTGGTGGCGCTGACCGGCACCTGGCGGGCAGATTCGAGCGAACCGAGAGCGCCGGTCAGAGCCGTTTCAATGGCCGCCGCTTCGATCGTGTCGCCGGTTGGGGTGGCCGTGGCGTGAGCATTGACGTGGGCAACTAGCCCCGCCGCCGGGCCAGCCTGGGCCAGGGCCTGTTCCATGGCCCGGATTTGGCCTTGGCCGGAAGGGTCAGGCGGGGCCACATCGTAGGCGTCCGATGTCGAGCCGACCCCGGCCAGCGAACAGTAGACCCGCGCTTGGCGGGCCTGGGCATGTGCGGCCGATTCCAGCACCACCAGACCGGCGCCTTCACCCATGACAAAGCCATCCCGGGTTGAGCAAAACGGCCGTGAGGCCGTTTCAGGTGAGTCATTCCGAGTCGACAGGGCCTGCATTTTGCCGAAGGAACCCAGTGTGATGGGGTGCAGAGCCGCTTCGGTGCCTCCGGCCACGACCACATCGGCCAGGCCATCGGCGATCATGCGGGCACCCCAGATCAGGGCCTCGGCCCCTGAGGCGCAGGCTGAAACCGGCGCGTGGGCGCCAGCCCGTGCGCCCAGGTCAATCGCCACGGTGGCGGCCGGCGAATTGGGCATCAACATGGGCACCGTCAGCGGCAACAACCGGCGGCTGCCGCGTTCACGCAGCGTGTCCCAGGCCCCCAGCAGGGTGTGGATGCCGCCAATCCCGCTGGCGATGATGACTGCCAAGCGTTCGGCCGCGACGGTTGGGGACCCGGCATCGGCCCAGGCTTGGCGGGCCGCGATCAAGGCATATTGAGCTGAAGGATCGGCCCGGCGGATCTCCTGACGCGATAACACGGCCTCCGGTTCAACCGCCAACTGAGCGGCGAAGGTGCAGGTCAGACCGTAATCCTCGGCCCAGGTGTTGTCCAAAGTGGCAGCGCCGGAGCGCCCGGCCA comes from the Micrococcales bacterium genome and includes:
- a CDS encoding type II toxin-antitoxin system PemK/MazF family toxin, with protein sequence MTAAPAVFGRGDVVWANLDPSKGHEQAKHRPCLVLSDARYHAAFQLVIGVPLTSCARDWPTRVLIAPGSWAIGEQIRTFSVERVTKAETRGYDVSGVQVVIRRLIGG
- a CDS encoding beta-ketoacyl-[acyl-carrier-protein] synthase family protein, which codes for MSTASVVVTGLGATTPLGGDVDSTWQAVLAGRSGAATLDNTWAEDYGLTCTFAAQLAVEPEAVLSRQEIRRADPSAQYALIAARQAWADAGSPTVAAERLAVIIASGIGGIHTLLGAWDTLRERGSRRLLPLTVPMLMPNSPAATVAIDLGARAGAHAPVSACASGAEALIWGARMIADGLADVVVAGGTEAALHPITLGSFGKMQALSTRNDSPETASRPFCSTRDGFVMGEGAGLVVLESAAHAQARQARVYCSLAGVGSTSDAYDVAPPDPSGQGQIRAMEQALAQAGPAAGLVAHVNAHATATPTGDTIEAAAIETALTGALGSLESARQVPVSATKSMTGHLLGAAGAVESIFTILALRDRLAPPTTNIEELDPEVMVNVVRNEPVRLPAEGPLAAMNNAFGFGGHNMALVFATD